From one Nycticebus coucang isolate mNycCou1 chromosome 14, mNycCou1.pri, whole genome shotgun sequence genomic stretch:
- the LOC128564321 gene encoding olfactory receptor 1020-like: MSNFTTVTEFILLGFSDHPEIQCLLFVIFLIVYMVSVAGNLGMILLIKIDSRLHTPMYFFLSNLSLVDFCYSSVIAPNMLVNFWMEKPVISFNGCATQFFFFGSFAGIEGFLLAVMAYDRYVAICKPLLYTVLMSPHLNALLVLATYLAGFINAAIHTGFTFQLSFCRSNVINHFFCDTPPLLKLSCSDTHINEIVIFAFASFNELSCLLMILVSYLYILAAILRIRSADGRHKAISTCASHLMAVTVFFGTLLFMYLSPSSSYSMDQDKVVSVFYTVVIPMLNPLIYSLRNKDVKASLSKICQTTSFTSLLRIIK; encoded by the coding sequence ATGAGCAACTTTACAACAGTGACTGAATTTATTCTCTTGGGATTCAGCGATCATCCAGAAAtacaatgtcttctttttgtaatATTTCTAATTGTTTACATGGTCTCAGTTGCAGGAAATCTTGGGATGATTCTATTAATCAAGATTGACTCACGCCTCCACACGCCCATGTACTTTTTCCTCAGTAATTTGTCTCTTGTTGACTTTTGTTATTCTTCTGTCATTGCCCCTAACATGCTGGTCAATTTCTGGATGGAGAAACCAGTCATTTCTTTCAATGGATGTGCCactcaatttttcttctttggctcCTTTGCTGGCATTGAGGGTTTCCTGTTGGCTGTGATGGCCTATGACCGTtatgtggccatctgcaagcctcTCCTGTACACAGTCCTGATGTCTCCCCACCTGAATGCCCTCCTGGTGTTGGCCACGTATCTTGCAGGCTTTATAAACGCTGCCATTCACACTGGCTTCACCTTCCAGCTGTCTTTCTGCCGCTCAAATGTCATCAACCACTTTTTCTGTGACACGCCACCTCTCCTGAAACTCTCTTGTTCTGACACACACATCAATGAGATTGTCATTTTTGCTTTTGCCAGTTTTAATGAACTGAGCTGCCTCCTGATGATTCTGGTTTCCTATCTCTACATCCTTGCTGCCATCTTGAGGATTCGTTCTGCAGATGGGAGGCATAAAGCCATCTCTACCTGTGCTTCCCACTTGATGGCCGTCACTGTCTTCTTTGGCACCCTCCTGTTTATGTACCTAAGCCCCAGCTCCAGCTACTCAATGGACCAGGACAAAGTGGTATCTGTGTTTTACACAGTGGTCATCCCCATGCTAAATCCTCTCATCTACAGTCTAAGAAACAAGGACGTCAAAGCTTCCCTAAGTAAAATTTGTCAAACAACCTCCTTTACGTCTCTACTTAGAATCATCAAATGA
- the LOC128564322 gene encoding olfactory receptor 8K3-like, with protein MDGHNLTTPDEFILVGLTDLPQLQAPLFGFFLIVYMASVVGNLGLILLTKVDPRLQTPMYFFLRHLAFTDLGYSTAVGPKMLINIGKNQQTISYNWCATQLTFFIMFIINEVFILSAMAYDRYVAICNPLLYTVIMSQWLCEVLVAVPYLYSAFLSLLTVIKIFTSLFCGHNVIRHFYCDSLPLISLLCSDTLEIKLIILIFSAFNLVSSLLIVLVSYFLIFVAILRMNSAQGRAKAFSTCASHLTVIAVFYGTLFFMYVQPQSSHSFDTDKMASLFYTLVIPMLNPMIYSFRNKDVKNALHRSCKTCANLVKN; from the coding sequence ATGGATGGACACAACCTAACCACACCGGATGAATTCATCCTAGTGGGCCTCACAGACCTCCCGCAGCTGCAGGCTCCCCTGTTTGGCTTCTTCCTCATTGTGTACATGGCGTCAGTTGTGGGTAACTTGGGCTTGATCCTCCTCACCAAGGTAGATCCTAGGCTGCAAACACCCATGTACTTTTTCCTAAGACATCTAGCCTTCACTGATCTTGGCTATTCAACAGCTGTGGGGCCCAAAATGCTTATAAATATTGGGAAAAATCAACAGACGATCTCCTATAATTGGTGTGCTACCCAACTCACTTTCTTCATTATGTTCATCATTAATGAAGTTTTTATTCTGTCTGCAATGGCCTACGACCGCTACGTGGCCATCTGTAACCCTTTGCTCTACACAGTCATCATGTCACAGTGGTTATGTGAAGTGCTGGTGGCCGTCCCTTATCTCTACAGTGCCTTCTTGTCTTTGCTGACTGTCATAAAGatttttacttcattgttttGTGGCCATAACGTCATCAGGCATTTCTACTGTGACAGTCTTCCCTTGATATCTTTGCTGTGCTCTGACACACTTGAAATTAAATTGATAATTCTGATCTTTTCAGCTTTTAATttggtttcatctcttctgatAGTCCTTGTGTCCTACTTTCTGATCTTTGTTGCTATACTCAGGATGAATTCTGCACAAGGCAGGGCCAAGGCCTTCTCCACCTGTGCATCTCACCTGACTGTGATAGCTGTGTTCTACGGGACTCTATTCTTTATGTATGTGCAGCCTCAATCCAGTCATTCCTTTGATACTGATAAAATGGCCTCTCTATTTTACACGTTGGTAATACCCATGCTGAATCCCATGATCTATAGTTTCAGGAATAAAGATGTGAAAAATGCCTTACATAGAAGTTGTAAAACATGTGCAAACCTAGTTAAAAATTAA